A genome region from Candidatus Binataceae bacterium includes the following:
- a CDS encoding NIPSNAP family protein: MVYELRVYHCVPGRLPAIIKRFNDVTCRLFEKHGIKQIGFWTVAIGESSSDLVYMLQWESLSDRDKRFAAFAADPEWIEARAKSEVDGPIVASITNSILMPTAFSALK; the protein is encoded by the coding sequence ATGGTTTACGAACTTCGGGTCTATCACTGCGTGCCCGGACGCCTGCCTGCGATCATCAAACGCTTCAACGATGTCACGTGCCGGCTGTTCGAGAAGCACGGAATCAAACAAATCGGCTTCTGGACGGTCGCGATCGGAGAGTCGAGCTCGGACCTGGTTTACATGCTGCAATGGGAATCGCTGTCCGATCGCGACAAGAGGTTTGCTGCTTTCGCCGCTGATCCAGAATGGATCGAGGCGCGAGCCAAAAGCGAAGTAGACGGTCCTATCGTCGCCTCCATAACCAACAGCATCCTGATGCCGACGGCTTTCTCAGCACTGAAATAG